The DNA window GTAAGCGTGCTGTGGGTGATTCGTTTGATTGCCAACCTTACCCCATCGTCTCGTATAGCCCTCCCTCCCATTCGGAAACTGGGGAGGCCTTCTTTGAGCAGACTGCACCCGTGTTTCAGGCGGCCCCTAATTCCCATCCCAAAGTCCCAAACGAAAACCCTGAATCAACTGATTCTTTTTCCGGTCGTGACATCTTCACGATGAAGGGTGAAGTGGATCGCATCGTGGTTGCCTGGGAAGAACTGGTGAAGATCCCTGTTTCCAAGGGTGAGAAGGAGCGGTTCTTCCGGGAATACGTTCGCGTGCGGGGCCATGAGATTTACTTCATGGAGCGGCTTCTCCCAATTGCGTCTGATCCCTATATTGCGTCCCGTGCCAAGAGTATCAATTTTCTGTTCAGTGGCCTCGATTGCGCCTTGAAAAACAAGGCGGATATCGTCGAGAAGGCTGGACTGGCACTCATGAGACCCCAGACAGAAGATGAGCTAAAGAAGCTGCTTGAAGACATTCCTGGCTTCATCAAGCGAACTTCAAGAAACTTCGGAGAGGTTTCCAGTGCCATAGTAAGTCACCTTCTCCAGGATCCTATCAACAAGGCAAAACTGCGCCTGGGACTCAATACTGATCCAGAGCTGCCGGCTGATGAGCGCCAACTGAGGCTGGAGATTGAGCGGCTGCTCAGGACGGATCTCCGTGATCCGCTAAAAGATCAGCTGAAGACTATTCGTGATGCCTTGCCACGTCTTAGCTTTGGCTACTGCCTGGAAATGTTTGCGAGGCTGCGATCCAGGCTGACTCCGGAGGGTGCTTGATGAGCACGACAGCAAAAAAACAAAAGAACAGAGAGTACTATCTCAAAAACCGCGAAAAAATCCTGAGCAGAGCCAGGGAACGGAACGGCTCCAGGCGGAGCGATCATCTTGAGATAGTGCCTAAACTTAGAACTGAGGATGTCCAGTCTGATAGTTCCAGCGGGTCCGCGTCAGGCTCAGCCCGGACATATGAAGAAACTCATCAAGTTCCAAGCGCCTTACAGGAGCAGCCGAGCGGTAATACTGCTCCCGTCATTGTTCAAGATATTGTTGCGGACAGAGCGCTTGCCCTATTTGATGTCCAATATGAAATCTCTCCCTGTTGCTTCGATAATCCATTCACTTTCAGCGGCAAGGGCGTCCAAATCGAGCAAACCCTGAGGCTGGTTGATGGCATGCCTCTGAAACGGAAGGAACCAGATTCTGAAAAAGCGGACGAAATTCCATCTATCACAAAGGAAGGACGCATATTCAATAAAATACCACTTTCGTTCATGCTCAGGCTGCTCCTTGTTGTCTGTCTCACCCTGCTGATGACGGCTATGCAGGTGGAGTTCTATCGTGAACACGACATTCTTCCTGAATATGCAGTCCCGTTAGCTCTGGCCAGCGAAGTCGCGTTTCTTTCATTGGTAAGCATGAACTTCAGACGTTCGCTTGATTGGCTTAGGATCATCATTCATTTGATTTTTTTAGGGTATTTCCTTTCAGCGCTCTCCTTCCATGTCTACGCCAAATCAAGATCCAAAGCTGCCTCTGGGGCATTAGCTTCTGTTCCAGAAATTACTGAAAGTGAAGATCAACTGAAACAAGCTGAACGATCTCTCGACGTTGCAACAAAAGGGCGGGCATGGAAGAGCATGGAAATCTTTGGGGCTGAAGTTTCCAGGCTGAGAAAGCTG is part of the Oligoflexus sp. genome and encodes:
- a CDS encoding helix-turn-helix domain-containing protein, yielding MAFRWRQRIRPLYLREPGAWQLRQSRPRRSIRRLVRSRLLFNTCRSPSWIEGIMSNLHQVFPLDHPVFSGGRYLRAFDHLHDIDHYEHSILTYIGSLLPFDKGFLDHPAFPSIATISRSTKISESTVRKKLRSLEKKGYVKVKAVRTLNYQGKYQQSSNDYYLAPIAFEFFQDVMESRNHIQSIRKRAVGDSFDCQPYPIVSYSPPSHSETGEAFFEQTAPVFQAAPNSHPKVPNENPESTDSFSGRDIFTMKGEVDRIVVAWEELVKIPVSKGEKERFFREYVRVRGHEIYFMERLLPIASDPYIASRAKSINFLFSGLDCALKNKADIVEKAGLALMRPQTEDELKKLLEDIPGFIKRTSRNFGEVSSAIVSHLLQDPINKAKLRLGLNTDPELPADERQLRLEIERLLRTDLRDPLKDQLKTIRDALPRLSFGYCLEMFARLRSRLTPEGA